A portion of the Actomonas aquatica genome contains these proteins:
- a CDS encoding diacylglycerol kinase family protein gives MKARVEAFRHAFRGARVLVTTQPHAKFHAVASLVVVLAGFWCKLTTLEWALIVCSISIVWLSEAMNTALEFLADEVSLEWRERIKHAKDVAAFSVLAAAIGAATIGVLVFTPYVFGRS, from the coding sequence ATGAAAGCGCGAGTTGAAGCCTTTAGGCACGCATTTCGGGGAGCTCGCGTGCTCGTCACGACCCAGCCCCATGCGAAGTTTCACGCGGTTGCCAGCCTCGTGGTCGTCCTTGCCGGATTCTGGTGTAAACTCACGACACTGGAGTGGGCGCTGATTGTTTGCTCGATTTCCATCGTCTGGCTTTCCGAGGCGATGAATACCGCCCTCGAATTCCTGGCTGATGAAGTGAGCTTGGAATGGCGCGAGCGCATCAAGCACGCGAAGGATGTCGCCGCATTTTCGGTGCTGGCCGCTGCCATCGGGGCGGCGACCATCGGTGTGCTCGTTTTCACTCCCTACGTTTTCGGCCGTTCATGA
- a CDS encoding sigma-70 family RNA polymerase sigma factor: MASTITHARTDRASLSSIEAAPVVNANTPPSFLERPEPAPAEKPTPSDRSHLQLYLQEIGKTALLTPKQEVELANRIRKGDKAARDHMISANLRLVVKIAMDYKDFGLPLLDLISEGNIGLVKAVERFDPSKGGKLSTYAAWWIKQSIKRALANQSKTIRLPVHLVDKIAKMRRTALALTEELGREPTDEEIAIELQIPTNKVAHLKSVSVRPASLDAPVGEDGDSTTFGEIVGDESTPDPLENLKEHSEKSDLHHMIDQLDPREAEILRYRFGLDGYDELTLEEVGQKFNVTRERIRQLQNIALSKMRKAMASHNAQRTREEIEIENRRVAREEVIREFIEARAN, from the coding sequence ATGGCCTCTACCATCACTCACGCTCGCACCGATCGCGCCTCCCTGTCCTCCATCGAAGCAGCCCCGGTAGTAAACGCAAATACGCCGCCCTCTTTCCTCGAGCGCCCCGAGCCTGCTCCCGCCGAAAAGCCGACCCCGTCCGACCGCAGCCACCTGCAGCTCTATCTGCAGGAAATCGGCAAAACCGCCCTCCTCACGCCCAAGCAGGAGGTCGAACTCGCCAACCGCATCCGCAAAGGCGACAAAGCCGCTCGCGATCACATGATCTCGGCCAACCTCCGTCTCGTCGTAAAAATCGCGATGGACTACAAGGACTTCGGCCTCCCGCTCCTCGACCTCATTTCCGAGGGCAACATCGGCCTCGTGAAGGCCGTCGAGCGTTTCGACCCGTCCAAGGGCGGTAAGCTCTCCACCTACGCCGCCTGGTGGATCAAGCAGTCGATCAAGCGCGCTCTCGCCAACCAGTCCAAGACCATCCGCCTCCCGGTCCACTTGGTCGACAAGATCGCCAAGATGCGTCGCACCGCCCTCGCCCTCACCGAGGAACTCGGCCGCGAGCCGACCGACGAAGAGATCGCGATCGAGCTCCAGATCCCGACCAACAAAGTCGCCCACCTCAAGAGCGTCAGCGTCCGTCCGGCCTCCCTCGACGCCCCGGTCGGCGAAGACGGCGACTCCACCACCTTCGGCGAAATCGTCGGTGACGAGAGCACGCCCGACCCGCTCGAGAATCTCAAAGAGCACTCCGAGAAGAGCGACCTCCACCACATGATCGACCAGCTCGATCCCCGCGAAGCCGAGATCCTGCGCTACCGCTTCGGTCTCGATGGCTACGACGAGCTCACCCTCGAGGAAGTCGGCCAGAAGTTCAACGTGACCCGCGAGCGTATCCGCCAGCTGCAGAACATCGCCCTCTCCAAGATGCGCAAGGCCATGGCTTCCCACAACGCCCAGCGCACCCGCGAGGAGATCGAGATCGAGAACCGCCGCGTGGCCCGCGAAGAGGTCATCCGCGAGTTCATCGAAGCGCGCGCCAACTAA
- the trpE gene encoding anthranilate synthase component I yields the protein MHILPSRETFAQRSQQGNLVPVYADLMADLETPVSAYAKLKQAGPSFLLESVEGGEHLSRYSFIGIRPRKIFACGPETTSIRHADGSSETIATPADPLTLIEQEMAGVTPVSSPDLPRFTGGAVGFVGYEYITRIEPTVPAAPVDEHKLPLIYFMLVDSTAIFDRAKQTLRLCVNAHIGDDPDAAYDQAVAELNELAALLAAPTPIAPASLSRIDQVGVPAGNFTQERFEAVVDECKEFIRSGDIIQVVPSQRFSQPFQRSPLDLYRALRTVNPSPYMFILDTVDYAIVGASPEVHVRLTGDRVEIRPIAGTRKRGATDEEDVALEKDLLADEKERAEHLMLVDLARNDIGRVCSYGSVHVPEMMVIERYSHVMHIVSQVEGHIAPDKSAYDLMRATFPAGTVSGAPKIRAMQIIADKEPVQRGFYAGALGYFGYDGNLDSCIMLRTSLIKDGQIHIQAGAGVVADSVPESEFFETINKASALFKAVRLAEKL from the coding sequence ATGCACATCCTACCTTCCCGCGAAACCTTTGCTCAACGCTCCCAGCAGGGAAACCTCGTCCCGGTGTATGCGGACCTGATGGCCGACCTCGAGACCCCCGTCTCCGCCTACGCGAAGCTCAAGCAGGCCGGCCCCTCCTTCCTCCTCGAATCCGTCGAAGGCGGCGAACACCTTTCGCGCTACAGCTTCATCGGCATCCGTCCCCGCAAGATTTTTGCCTGCGGCCCGGAGACCACCTCGATCCGCCACGCCGACGGTTCCAGCGAAACCATCGCCACCCCGGCCGACCCGCTCACCCTCATTGAGCAGGAAATGGCTGGCGTCACGCCGGTGTCCTCGCCCGACCTACCCCGCTTCACCGGCGGTGCCGTGGGGTTCGTGGGCTACGAATACATCACCCGCATCGAACCGACCGTGCCCGCCGCCCCGGTCGATGAGCACAAGCTGCCGCTCATCTACTTCATGCTGGTCGACTCCACCGCCATCTTCGACCGCGCCAAACAAACCCTGCGTCTCTGCGTCAACGCCCACATCGGCGACGATCCCGACGCCGCCTACGATCAGGCCGTCGCCGAGCTCAACGAACTCGCCGCCCTGCTCGCCGCCCCCACCCCCATCGCCCCGGCTTCGCTCAGCCGCATCGATCAGGTCGGTGTTCCCGCCGGCAACTTCACCCAGGAGCGCTTCGAAGCCGTCGTCGACGAGTGCAAGGAGTTCATCCGCTCCGGCGACATCATCCAAGTGGTGCCGTCCCAACGCTTCTCCCAGCCTTTCCAACGCAGCCCGCTCGATCTCTACCGCGCCCTCCGCACGGTCAATCCGTCGCCCTACATGTTCATCCTCGATACGGTCGACTACGCCATAGTCGGCGCGTCGCCCGAGGTGCACGTGCGTCTCACCGGCGACCGCGTCGAGATTCGGCCCATCGCCGGCACCCGCAAACGTGGCGCCACCGACGAAGAGGACGTCGCCCTCGAGAAGGACTTGCTGGCCGACGAGAAGGAACGCGCCGAGCACCTCATGTTGGTGGACCTCGCCCGCAACGACATCGGCCGTGTCTGCTCCTACGGCAGCGTGCACGTGCCGGAGATGATGGTCATCGAGCGCTACTCCCACGTCATGCACATCGTTTCGCAGGTGGAGGGCCACATCGCGCCCGACAAGTCCGCCTACGACCTCATGCGCGCCACCTTCCCCGCCGGCACCGTCTCCGGTGCCCCCAAGATCCGCGCCATGCAGATCATCGCCGACAAGGAACCCGTGCAACGTGGCTTCTACGCCGGCGCCCTCGGTTACTTCGGCTACGACGGCAATCTCGACTCCTGCATCATGCTGCGCACCTCCCTCATCAAGGACGGGCAGATTCACATCCAGGCCGGCGCCGGCGTCGTCGCCGACAGCGTGCCCGAATCGGAGTTTTTCGAGACCATCAACAAGGCCTCCGCCCTCTTCAAAGCCGTCCGCCTCGCGGAGAAGCTTTAA
- a CDS encoding tetratricopeptide repeat protein — protein sequence MTVMAWGLMWAGGVVGGWAQEAEAEARRWLEALRDGEATVERAQIVREAEAWRERLAETGVEGKLRGNLAVELSWEYRVQSEYALAEARAREAAALGERLEEPRLQADGLNALGGVFWRRGDLATVWEHWLQAMRLREAAGDQAGVAASLSNLGILLDSEGDFAGALEYYQRALEIDRAIGSAPLEVASTLNNIGAVHEQMNREEAALSYHREALALRETTGDVREIAISYNNVGASLVDLGRLDEGREALQRSLEMRRAIGDRPGEASTLGELGKLERLAGNLDLAELHAAAGLAIYVEIAEPWGEADVANQLGEIALAAGEPELALEYFERARERAEQVGGPLLLAEQWDGRARALEAMGRWEDALAALREHAALREQIVGDASRRRVELLEIRHDTQQRELEVTRLRTANERAAQELAQARFERQAMVVGATGLVVFVMGLGWAWRRQRQATREAREAHARLRALGEQKDQFLRIVAHDLRGPLGNVRWMAGLLREDATEIPEARRLSTMIDEVAGRLVATTDRLLDLDRIESGAVQPEWQDVAPGEVARKVVAQYAAAARGKDLQLEVVGDESSLSEVVRSDARLTEQVLDNLVSNAVKFTPVGGRIEVRGCGTDTAVMVDVIDSGPGIPPEARERLFARFAQVGNKPTAGEGSHGLGLAIAHGLAAAMGAELRYETSTHPLGGAWFSVRFPQRAAAAPGEAS from the coding sequence ATGACTGTGATGGCTTGGGGCCTGATGTGGGCGGGCGGAGTGGTCGGCGGTTGGGCGCAGGAGGCGGAAGCGGAGGCGCGGCGATGGCTGGAGGCGTTGCGGGACGGAGAAGCCACGGTGGAGCGCGCGCAGATCGTGCGGGAGGCGGAGGCGTGGCGGGAGCGGTTGGCGGAGACTGGCGTGGAGGGCAAGTTGCGGGGCAATTTGGCGGTGGAGTTGAGTTGGGAATATCGGGTGCAGTCCGAATACGCGTTGGCCGAGGCGCGGGCGCGGGAGGCGGCGGCGTTGGGTGAACGGTTGGAGGAACCGCGTCTGCAAGCCGACGGGCTGAACGCGCTCGGCGGGGTGTTTTGGCGGCGCGGGGATTTGGCGACGGTGTGGGAACACTGGCTGCAGGCGATGCGACTGCGCGAGGCGGCGGGGGATCAGGCCGGGGTGGCGGCGTCGTTGTCGAATCTCGGCATCCTGCTCGACTCCGAGGGCGATTTTGCGGGGGCGCTGGAGTATTATCAGCGGGCGTTGGAGATCGATCGGGCGATCGGGAGTGCGCCGCTGGAAGTGGCGTCGACGCTTAACAACATCGGGGCGGTGCACGAACAGATGAACCGCGAGGAGGCGGCGCTGAGTTATCACCGCGAGGCGCTGGCGCTGCGGGAGACGACGGGCGATGTGCGGGAGATCGCGATCAGCTACAACAACGTCGGCGCGTCGCTGGTGGATTTGGGGCGGCTCGATGAAGGGCGGGAGGCTTTGCAACGTTCGCTGGAGATGCGGCGGGCGATCGGGGACCGGCCGGGCGAAGCGTCGACGCTCGGTGAACTGGGCAAGCTGGAGCGACTGGCGGGCAATCTGGACTTGGCGGAGCTGCACGCGGCGGCCGGTCTGGCGATTTACGTGGAGATCGCGGAGCCGTGGGGCGAAGCCGATGTGGCCAATCAACTCGGCGAGATCGCGCTGGCGGCGGGGGAGCCGGAGCTGGCGCTGGAGTATTTTGAGCGGGCGCGGGAGCGAGCGGAGCAGGTGGGCGGGCCGCTGCTGTTGGCGGAGCAATGGGACGGCCGGGCGCGGGCGTTGGAGGCGATGGGGCGCTGGGAAGACGCCTTGGCGGCGCTGCGCGAGCATGCGGCCTTGCGCGAGCAAATCGTGGGTGATGCGTCGCGGCGTCGGGTGGAGTTGTTGGAGATCCGTCATGACACCCAGCAACGCGAACTGGAGGTGACGCGGCTTCGCACGGCCAATGAGCGGGCGGCGCAGGAGCTGGCGCAGGCGCGGTTTGAGCGGCAGGCGATGGTGGTGGGCGCGACTGGGTTGGTGGTGTTTGTGATGGGGTTGGGCTGGGCGTGGCGGCGACAGCGGCAGGCGACGCGGGAAGCGAGGGAGGCGCACGCGCGCCTGCGGGCGCTGGGAGAGCAGAAGGATCAGTTTTTACGGATCGTGGCGCACGACCTGCGCGGTCCGTTGGGCAATGTGCGATGGATGGCCGGATTGTTGCGCGAGGACGCCACTGAGATCCCGGAGGCGCGGCGGCTGTCGACCATGATCGATGAGGTGGCGGGGAGGCTGGTGGCGACGACAGATCGGCTCTTGGATCTCGACCGCATTGAGAGCGGAGCGGTGCAACCCGAGTGGCAGGACGTGGCGCCTGGCGAGGTGGCTCGGAAGGTCGTGGCGCAATACGCGGCGGCGGCGCGCGGCAAAGACCTCCAGCTGGAGGTGGTCGGCGACGAGAGTTCGCTCAGCGAGGTGGTGCGGAGCGACGCACGGCTCACGGAGCAGGTCTTGGACAACCTGGTGTCCAATGCGGTGAAGTTTACCCCGGTCGGGGGGCGCATCGAGGTGCGTGGTTGCGGCACGGATACGGCGGTCATGGTGGATGTCATCGACAGCGGGCCAGGGATTCCGCCGGAGGCGCGGGAGCGGTTGTTCGCGCGCTTCGCGCAGGTGGGCAACAAGCCGACGGCGGGCGAGGGCAGCCACGGTTTGGGTTTGGCGATCGCGCACGGTTTGGCGGCGGCGATGGGCGCGGAGCTGCGATATGAGACCTCGACGCATCCGCTGGGCGGCGCGTGGTTCAGCGTGCGGTTTCCGCAGCGGGCGGCTGCGGCGCCGGGCGAGGCGAGCTGA
- a CDS encoding response regulator, with the protein MPPDADDVTPAASSAPAPLRAIVVEDEAMIRQMVGMAISRQAQFQLVGEAATAAEARRLFQQHEPAVMICDVGLPDQSGLDLARDLLQAHPGLRILAVTARRDGAAVRAALDSGILGFVSKGEPYDILVTALEQIAAGLPFYSPEALALLRGGLSTDAEAVGLLTAREKEVVAESARGFTVKEISHRLGISENTVKTHRKNVLQKLDLHDVVSLTHFAVRHGLVSV; encoded by the coding sequence ATGCCTCCCGACGCCGACGACGTTACCCCCGCCGCTTCCTCTGCTCCCGCCCCGCTTCGCGCCATCGTGGTCGAGGACGAGGCGATGATTCGGCAGATGGTCGGCATGGCGATCTCCCGCCAGGCGCAGTTTCAACTCGTCGGTGAAGCCGCCACCGCCGCCGAGGCCCGCCGCCTCTTTCAGCAACACGAACCGGCCGTGATGATTTGCGACGTCGGCCTGCCCGACCAGTCCGGCCTAGATCTCGCTCGCGACCTGCTCCAAGCCCACCCCGGCCTGCGTATCTTGGCGGTGACCGCCCGCCGCGATGGCGCCGCCGTGCGCGCCGCGCTCGACTCCGGCATCCTCGGCTTCGTCTCCAAGGGCGAACCTTACGACATCCTCGTCACCGCCTTGGAACAGATCGCCGCCGGGCTGCCCTTTTATTCGCCCGAAGCCCTCGCCCTGCTCCGCGGCGGACTCAGCACCGATGCCGAAGCCGTCGGCCTGCTCACCGCCCGCGAAAAGGAAGTCGTCGCCGAGTCGGCCCGCGGCTTCACCGTCAAAGAGATTTCCCACCGCCTCGGCATTTCAGAAAACACGGTCAAAACGCACCGTAAAAACGTCCTGCAAAAACTCGATCTGCACGACGTCGTGTCGCTCACCCACTTCGCCGTGCGCCACGGTTTGGTGAGCGTCTGA
- the glmS gene encoding glutamine--fructose-6-phosphate transaminase (isomerizing), whose protein sequence is MCGIVGYVGKSKAAPIILDGLKRLEYRGYDSAGVAVLGQDGFKLAKQTGRVEGLIQKAAPSTLPGSCGIGHTRWATHGGVTNENAHPHLSSDGKIALIHNGVIENYAAIKKFLLSKGYTFASETDTEVLTNLIAYHYEKEGDPADGGSRLLESVRKTLFHVEGTYGICVLCSDCPRELVAARKGSPLILGVGQDELVVASDVAALVSRTQNVVYLKDGELVGIRDNAFEISTINDTDVSPVIDKVTWQVQDAELGDYAHFMEKEIFEQPQALENAMRGRFAEDGSTANFGGLNLSANELRATSRLMFCACGTAMFAGLVTEHLVERFARIPVECDHASEFRYRNTPLFSNTLFFVISQSGETIDTLAAMREAQRKGFKVLAINNVVGSTIAREADGGIYQHAGPEIGVASTKAFTSQLMIGAMLALYLGRIRDMSFRDGVEIVKALKAAPDLVREALQQADHIKQIAQRYAQVSDMLFLGRLELFPIAAEGALKLKEISYIHAEAYPAAEMKHGPIALINADCPSVFLVPNNELFNKVVSSMQEIKARGGPIIAITTDDADLPEGLADDVITIPACHEAVLPIVATIPLQLFSYYVAVERGCDVDKPRNLAKSVTVE, encoded by the coding sequence ATGTGTGGAATCGTAGGTTACGTAGGAAAGTCCAAGGCCGCTCCCATCATTCTCGATGGGCTCAAGCGGCTGGAATATCGTGGCTACGATTCGGCGGGCGTCGCGGTGCTGGGACAAGACGGCTTCAAGCTGGCCAAACAGACCGGACGCGTCGAGGGCCTGATTCAAAAAGCGGCCCCCTCCACTCTGCCCGGCTCCTGCGGCATCGGCCACACCCGCTGGGCCACCCACGGCGGCGTGACCAACGAGAACGCCCACCCGCACCTCTCCTCCGACGGCAAGATCGCCCTCATCCACAACGGTGTGATCGAGAACTACGCCGCCATTAAGAAATTCCTCCTCAGCAAGGGTTACACCTTCGCGTCCGAGACCGACACCGAGGTGCTCACCAACCTCATCGCCTACCACTACGAGAAGGAAGGCGATCCGGCCGACGGCGGCTCCCGCCTGCTCGAGAGCGTGCGCAAGACCCTCTTCCACGTCGAGGGCACCTACGGCATCTGCGTGCTCTGCAGTGATTGCCCCCGCGAACTCGTCGCCGCCCGCAAGGGTTCCCCGCTCATCCTCGGCGTCGGCCAGGATGAGCTCGTCGTCGCTTCCGACGTCGCCGCCCTCGTGAGCCGCACCCAGAACGTTGTCTACCTCAAGGACGGCGAGCTGGTCGGCATCCGCGACAACGCTTTCGAGATCTCCACCATCAACGATACCGACGTCTCGCCGGTCATCGACAAGGTCACCTGGCAGGTGCAGGACGCCGAGCTCGGCGACTACGCCCACTTCATGGAGAAGGAGATTTTCGAACAGCCTCAGGCCCTCGAAAACGCCATGCGCGGCCGTTTCGCCGAGGATGGCTCCACCGCCAACTTCGGCGGCCTCAACCTTTCCGCCAACGAACTGCGCGCCACCTCGCGCCTCATGTTCTGCGCCTGCGGCACCGCCATGTTCGCCGGCCTCGTCACCGAGCACCTCGTGGAGCGTTTCGCCCGCATTCCGGTCGAGTGCGACCACGCCTCGGAGTTCCGCTACCGCAACACCCCGCTGTTCTCCAACACCCTCTTTTTCGTCATCAGCCAATCCGGCGAGACCATCGACACCCTCGCCGCCATGCGTGAAGCCCAACGCAAGGGCTTCAAGGTGCTCGCGATCAACAACGTCGTCGGCTCCACCATCGCCCGCGAAGCCGATGGTGGTATCTACCAACACGCCGGCCCCGAGATCGGCGTCGCCTCCACCAAGGCCTTCACCTCGCAACTCATGATCGGCGCCATGCTCGCGCTCTACCTCGGCCGCATCCGGGACATGAGCTTCCGCGACGGTGTGGAGATCGTGAAGGCCCTCAAAGCCGCCCCCGACCTCGTGCGCGAGGCCCTGCAACAGGCCGATCACATCAAGCAGATCGCCCAACGCTACGCCCAGGTCAGCGACATGCTCTTCCTCGGTCGACTGGAGCTCTTCCCCATCGCCGCCGAAGGCGCGCTGAAGTTGAAGGAGATCTCCTACATCCACGCCGAGGCTTACCCCGCCGCCGAGATGAAGCACGGCCCCATCGCCCTCATCAACGCCGACTGCCCCTCCGTCTTCCTCGTCCCCAACAACGAGCTCTTCAACAAGGTCGTCTCCTCCATGCAGGAGATCAAAGCCCGCGGCGGCCCCATCATCGCCATCACGACCGACGACGCCGACCTGCCCGAGGGGCTGGCCGACGACGTCATCACGATTCCCGCCTGCCACGAGGCGGTGTTGCCCATTGTCGCCACGATTCCCCTCCAGCTCTTCAGCTACTACGTGGCGGTCGAGCGAGGCTGCGACGTGGACAAACCCCGCAACCTCGCCAAGTCGGTCACGGTTGAGTGA
- a CDS encoding glucose-1-phosphate adenylyltransferase, protein MSSSKKVVAVVMGGGRGTRLHPLTTERCKPAVPLAGKYRLVDIPISNCINSGINRIFILTQFHTASLHRHIQNTYHFDPFGGGFVDILSAEQTEKTNDWYQGTADAVRRNLQHLRNEEHDYVLILSGDQLYRMDFSKIIEEHAKTGAEVTIAAMPIPVSKIEGLGLMGVDDDLKIQKFAEKPKDPAVIDSLAMGEELEKKLGNANPTEKRCLASMGIYVFNRKALDEALANDMTDFGKEVIPSLLGEKQLNAYAFEGYWEDIGTVQAFFETNLAITDPLPPFDFFDEDAPIYTHNRALPPSKVNECTFHNVVIGDGCIIESCSIRRSVFSPRSFVRSGCQLEEVVMMGSDSYETAEDAKRNEAASIPHLGLGHDCRIKGSIIDKNTRIGDRVVLSPEGKQDGVYQHGVVIRDGVLVVPKGVTIPHGFEL, encoded by the coding sequence ATGAGCTCTAGTAAGAAAGTGGTCGCAGTCGTCATGGGCGGCGGCCGCGGCACCCGCCTCCATCCCCTCACCACCGAAAGGTGCAAGCCTGCCGTGCCTCTGGCCGGCAAATACCGCTTGGTCGATATCCCGATCAGCAACTGCATCAACTCGGGCATCAACCGCATCTTTATTCTGACGCAGTTTCACACCGCGTCGCTGCACCGCCACATTCAGAATACCTACCACTTCGATCCGTTCGGCGGTGGTTTTGTGGATATCCTCTCGGCCGAGCAGACCGAAAAGACCAACGACTGGTATCAGGGCACGGCCGACGCGGTGCGACGCAACCTGCAGCATCTGCGCAACGAGGAACACGACTACGTGCTCATCCTCTCGGGCGACCAGCTCTACCGCATGGACTTCTCAAAGATCATCGAGGAGCACGCCAAGACCGGCGCCGAGGTGACCATCGCCGCCATGCCAATCCCGGTCTCCAAGATCGAGGGTCTGGGCCTCATGGGCGTCGACGACGACCTGAAGATCCAGAAGTTCGCCGAAAAGCCGAAGGACCCCGCTGTCATCGACAGCCTCGCGATGGGCGAGGAGCTCGAAAAGAAGCTCGGTAACGCCAACCCGACCGAGAAGCGCTGCCTGGCTTCGATGGGTATCTATGTTTTCAACCGCAAGGCGCTCGATGAAGCCCTTGCCAACGACATGACCGACTTTGGCAAAGAGGTCATCCCGAGCCTCCTCGGCGAGAAGCAGCTCAACGCCTACGCCTTCGAGGGCTATTGGGAGGACATCGGAACGGTGCAGGCCTTTTTCGAGACCAACCTCGCCATCACCGATCCGCTGCCGCCTTTCGACTTCTTCGACGAGGATGCGCCGATCTACACCCACAACCGCGCCCTGCCGCCGTCCAAGGTCAATGAGTGCACCTTCCACAACGTGGTGATCGGCGACGGTTGCATCATCGAGAGCTGCTCGATCCGGCGCTCCGTGTTCAGCCCGCGCTCCTTCGTGCGCTCCGGCTGCCAGTTGGAAGAGGTCGTGATGATGGGCTCCGACAGCTACGAGACAGCCGAGGACGCCAAGCGCAACGAGGCTGCCAGCATCCCGCATCTGGGGTTGGGGCACGATTGCCGCATCAAGGGCTCCATCATCGACAAGAATACCCGCATCGGTGACCGCGTGGTCCTCTCGCCGGAAGGCAAGCAGGACGGCGTTTACCAGCACGGCGTGGTGATTCGCGACGGTGTATTGGTGGTGCCCAAGGGCGTCACCATCCCGCACGGCTTCGAGCTCTGA
- a CDS encoding MFS transporter: MSRLKIPGLRWYIVIMLCLASELNYLDRQTLSVLAQTIQDELGITDIDYANITSAFLLSYTVMYAVCGRLVDVLGSRWSFLIFVSGWSVANMLHAFARTAAQFSVCRFLLGAAEPASFPAGIRAVTEWFPLKERAMAVGIFNAGTAVGAGLAAPLVSWIALTWGWRYAFIVGGVLGLIWVAVWAVVFRLPRQHQWLKAAELAHIESDNDSRSDEPKKPAIPIRTLLSDRRVWGCIAARMLTDPISYFFIFWTPKFLQQERGFDLASVGKYGWIPFVALALGNLTGGGFPGWLIRRGWTLNKARKTTMFIASCTMPVALLSIITLPSAAAAVGMISVAMFAHAAWANMTLPAEVFPKHVVGSVTGFAGAFGGIAGIVTQQAIGWTVENVSFTPVFVASGVMHLSALALVSWLVGNLGEVSTPGQPRTGQISA, translated from the coding sequence ATGTCCCGTCTCAAGATCCCCGGCCTGCGCTGGTATATCGTCATCATGCTCTGCCTCGCATCGGAGCTCAACTACCTCGACCGGCAGACGCTCTCCGTGCTGGCGCAGACCATCCAGGATGAGCTCGGCATTACCGACATCGACTACGCCAACATCACCTCGGCCTTCCTGCTCAGCTACACCGTGATGTATGCGGTCTGCGGCCGGTTGGTGGATGTGCTCGGGAGCCGTTGGTCCTTCCTCATTTTTGTCTCGGGCTGGTCGGTCGCCAACATGCTGCACGCGTTCGCTCGCACCGCGGCGCAGTTCTCCGTGTGCCGCTTCCTCTTGGGCGCGGCCGAGCCGGCGAGTTTTCCGGCCGGCATTCGGGCCGTGACCGAGTGGTTTCCGCTTAAAGAGCGCGCCATGGCCGTGGGTATTTTCAACGCCGGCACGGCGGTCGGGGCGGGTCTGGCGGCACCGCTTGTCTCGTGGATCGCGCTGACCTGGGGCTGGCGCTACGCCTTCATCGTCGGCGGTGTTCTCGGTCTGATTTGGGTGGCGGTCTGGGCCGTCGTTTTCCGCCTGCCCCGGCAACATCAGTGGCTCAAGGCGGCCGAGCTGGCGCACATCGAGTCCGACAACGACAGCCGTTCCGACGAGCCGAAGAAACCAGCCATCCCCATCCGCACCCTGCTCTCCGACCGGCGCGTGTGGGGCTGTATCGCGGCGCGCATGCTGACCGACCCGATCTCCTACTTCTTCATCTTTTGGACGCCCAAGTTCCTGCAACAGGAGCGCGGCTTCGACCTCGCGAGCGTCGGCAAATACGGCTGGATCCCCTTCGTGGCCCTCGCCCTGGGTAACCTGACGGGCGGTGGTTTCCCGGGCTGGTTGATCCGGCGCGGTTGGACGCTGAACAAGGCCCGCAAAACGACCATGTTCATCGCCTCCTGCACCATGCCGGTCGCGTTGCTGTCGATCATAACGCTCCCGTCAGCCGCTGCGGCCGTGGGCATGATCAGTGTGGCGATGTTCGCGCACGCGGCCTGGGCCAACATGACCTTGCCGGCGGAGGTGTTTCCGAAACACGTGGTGGGCTCGGTGACGGGCTTTGCCGGCGCTTTTGGCGGTATCGCCGGTATCGTGACGCAACAGGCGATCGGCTGGACGGTGGAAAACGTGTCCTTCACGCCGGTGTTTGTCGCCAGCGGGGTCATGCACCTGTCGGCCCTCGCGTTGGTGAGCTGGTTGGTCGGCAACCTCGGCGAGGTCAGCACCCCGGGTCAGCCGCGCACGGGGCAGATCTCGGCCTGA